Proteins encoded together in one Dermacentor variabilis isolate Ectoservices chromosome 2, ASM5094787v1, whole genome shotgun sequence window:
- the LOC142571101 gene encoding uncharacterized protein LOC142571101 produces MTLRGKRCPENTLVHFETHGACVEFDLDMLVLCTVPPGYIQCLQYSIMTRHYDTGDEVSEDVFFEVESTFTAKVRFILQQLRRAGTSPVAFILERYDNEAQQAVTYYDQKQGADVPCAATPFGFTAGVKAELANL; encoded by the exons ATGACGCTGAGGGGAAAGCGGTGCCCAGAGAACACATTGGTTCACTTTGAGACGCACGGAGCCTGCGTTGAATTCGACTTGGATATGCTGGTG CTTTGCACAGTGCCCCCAGGATACATTCAGTGTCTACAGTACTCAATAATGACAAGACATTACGACACTGGAGACGAGGTCTCAGAGGACGTCTTCTTCGAAGTGGAATCTACTTTCACTGCTAAG GTGCGCTTCATTCTGCAGCAGCTCAGACGGGCGGGAACGTCGCCTGTAGCATTCATTCTCGAACGTTACGACAACGAAGCACAACAAGCGGTAACCTACTACGACCAGAAGCAAGGTGCTGACGTGCCATGCGCTGCCACGCCATTCGGCTTCACTGCTGGAGTGAAAGCCGAGCTTGCGAATTTGTGA